AATAGTTCTTAATGGACGTTCGCCAGGTAGGCGTTTGCTTAAATCGCTAACGCAGGGGGCTGATTTGATCGCAGCAGCCGATGGCGGCGCACAAGCCTTGCTTGATGCAGGAATTGGATTTCATGCCATAGTTGGAGACATTGATTCTTTTGACCCTAAAAAGGTCGCTAAAAAGAAGGTCGAAATAGTTCAAGAACAAGGGCAGGAAGATACTGACTTCGAGAAAACACTTCGTTGGATTCTTCGCACTTCAGATGCGCGCGATATTATTTTCACAGCAGGGATGAGCGATGAGTTCGATCATGTTCTTACGCATTTGAGCATTGCCAGTAAATATGCTCGTCGCGCCAAAATTCGACAGGTCGAGGATAGCGCAGTGATCTACTTTGTTACTGAGCGATTGGAGTTGGATCTGAAGCTCGGGACAAAAATTTCCCTCGTTGCACTAGGGTCGGCCGAAGGTGTGAAGACGCATGGACTGAAATGGCCTTTGCTTGGCGAAGACTTGCAAATGGGTCTTAGAGATGGACTTCATAATGAGGTATCTCAGCGACACGTTACGATTGATGTGCGCGATGGGTGCCTGGCAGTGATCCTAAATAAGACTAAGGGTGAAGCCTTTCGTTGGTAAGACTGTTCTTATGTCAATTGTCGAATAAGCTTTGAAGCAATCTCGCCCTCTTCCGCCCCCATTTCCAGAATCGGCCTATCACCTAAAACCTTTTAGTTAGCTTAAACTCGCGTATAATAAGGGGGATGTTTTGTTGGAGGAATGAATGAGTGAAGTTGTGCGCGGCCGAAAACGGGCTGTAACGGCTGAAGCGTTGGTATCGATTCGTAGTATTTCTGATATAGCGTTTCACCCCGGTGGGCAGGTGCTGATGTTCACTGTAGATGAAGCTGATTTCGATAAAAGCCAACGGGTTAATCACCTTTTTTGTGCGGAATATGGGCGGAAGCATCCTCAACAGATGACTTGGAGTGAGGCTGGAGAACATAGCGCTCTTTGGTCAGAGGATGGCAAGTGGGTGGCAATGTTTTCGGCTAGGGGTGAGAACCTGGAAGAGGATCAAGAAGAGCCAAAAGAACAGATTTGGCTTCTTCCTGAAATCGGTGAAGCTAAAAAGCTGACTACTGCCGGTGATGGGGTTAGACAATTCCAATGGATGCCCGATTCAAAGCAAATTGTCTACCTCGCTTCTGAACCAAAAGCGCCTGCGATTAGAGCAATCGAAGAAAAGCTTGAAGACCGCAAAAGAGATGCCGACATCGAAGACGCCGATAAACCCCGCCAGCAATTGTGGTTAATTAATATCGATTCAAGTGAAAAGAAACTGTTGTATGCAGGTGACTATGGCTTAAGCCACTTTGAAATCTCTCCTGACGGAAAATGGATTGCCTTTAGCACCAATTACACCGGTGAAGGCCGCCATGAGCATCGCTATGATATCGTTATTTTGAACGTAATAACCGGCGAAACAGAAGTGTTGGTTAAGCGCCAAAACTGTGGGATGGAATTGCGTTTTTCACCCGACAGTAAAACCCTCGCGTTTTTGGCATGCAATGATCCTAATCTAGGATTTTCGCAAAGAGGCATCTTCACTATTCCTATTAAAGGCGGTGATTTGGTCAATCTAACCGAAGGGCTTGACCGTGATGTCGAAGGTTTTGAATGGAGCCGATATGATAAGCAGATATATCTTGCTGCTGCAACGGGCGTTTATTTACCGCTATACAAGCTGAATCCAAAAACAAAAGGAATCACCCTGATTGCCTGTGAAAACCAGGTCATTGGCGACTTTGTACCCGGCAAACGTGGGGTGGCGATGGTGGTGCAAGATGCTGAAAACGCACCGGAAGTTTATGCCCTTCGTAAAGACGGCACTCTTCGTCGAATCACTGACTTCAATCGGGATCTCACTCGTCATCACTGCCTAGCAAAGCAGGAAGTTGTCCGTTGGAAGAGCGATGAGTGGGAAATCGAAGGACTGTTGGTTTATCCGCTCGATTTCAAACAGGGTGAGCGATACCCTATGATTGTCTCCGTCCACGGAGGTCCCGCCGGTACGACTACCAACACGCTTCGGAACCATACGATGGCTCAGCTATTCGCGGCACATGGTTATGCAGTGCTTCTACCCAACTATCGCGGTTCAAGCGGTTATTCTGCGGATTTTCAGATTGCTGATTTACGGGATATTGGCGGAGGGGATTTCCGCGACATTATGAATGGTGTGGATTGGGCAATCGACGCCGGTATCGCCGATTCGAAGCAAATTGGGCTAATTGGCGCAAGTTATGGCG
Above is a genomic segment from bacterium containing:
- a CDS encoding thiamine diphosphokinase, which encodes MKRALIVLNGRSPGRRLLKSLTQGADLIAAADGGAQALLDAGIGFHAIVGDIDSFDPKKVAKKKVEIVQEQGQEDTDFEKTLRWILRTSDARDIIFTAGMSDEFDHVLTHLSIASKYARRAKIRQVEDSAVIYFVTERLELDLKLGTKISLVALGSAEGVKTHGLKWPLLGEDLQMGLRDGLHNEVSQRHVTIDVRDGCLAVILNKTKGEAFRW
- a CDS encoding S9 family peptidase, with product MSEVVRGRKRAVTAEALVSIRSISDIAFHPGGQVLMFTVDEADFDKSQRVNHLFCAEYGRKHPQQMTWSEAGEHSALWSEDGKWVAMFSARGENLEEDQEEPKEQIWLLPEIGEAKKLTTAGDGVRQFQWMPDSKQIVYLASEPKAPAIRAIEEKLEDRKRDADIEDADKPRQQLWLINIDSSEKKLLYAGDYGLSHFEISPDGKWIAFSTNYTGEGRHEHRYDIVILNVITGETEVLVKRQNCGMELRFSPDSKTLAFLACNDPNLGFSQRGIFTIPIKGGDLVNLTEGLDRDVEGFEWSRYDKQIYLAAATGVYLPLYKLNPKTKGITLIACENQVIGDFVPGKRGVAMVVQDAENAPEVYALRKDGTLRRITDFNRDLTRHHCLAKQEVVRWKSDEWEIEGLLVYPLDFKQGERYPMIVSVHGGPAGTTTNTLRNHTMAQLFAAHGYAVLLPNYRGSSGYSADFQIADLRDIGGGDFRDIMNGVDWAIDAGIADSKQIGLIGASYGGYMTNWAITQTDRFAAAVSLFGIFNLFTDYSNSAFPRWEREYLGAFYWEDPQIYFERSPFRYVNQIKTPVLIMHGEEDANTFISNSKEMYQALKEKGDVQVEFVRFPREGHGNSEPNHRVDEARRWLEWFDRYLKPAKVIIRRVGDLIKMDGWELRIVGAEPVEFGKKRGENNPYLQVEFALSNRTGKMDDFTLNLDEVWLSDTNGRAYRPVGVPVNMFDTMVFIKGRHIQLNVAADKDTGVVAAPISALFDLPRKGGEYLLHIREFPPVRVFVNPVRRKPPEKSDGAEPPIREKSKLHKRVE